In Leptospira perdikensis, a single genomic region encodes these proteins:
- a CDS encoding alkaline phosphatase family protein: MINQKNIKRNNALIIGILLVLFSCGWEKDYKRAAYLSIQPDTDLILAPFPFNIFDREARDAITLSHYSKEEVKNILEDHNLSWETLNHEWQLDAEDENFSKEVNYTSHYTQYFYDTEIPIWIYGPKWIRTGQYSDEINQQHIPSIYGKILNFKFKNTIDVSYLEKIFKNETTKPEIIVTVVVDQGGRQLYKAHKGAYPFLEDLKNKSAYFKKAKVAHLESHTAVGHMAIGTGAFPKDSKIFSNEIYTYADGKVLHRPVYQGKNKDWDLSEMEVPSFADEWDLSNNNEPIVVSQCYAARAAVGMAGHGKLFNPVTNESRKNSPDNDYVYWQDIKNLSWSTYTDAFLVPKSVQKYNLYQFYLNHKKDISTHFEAKNPVDLITKIHHFQGSEFQAKMDGALFRDSITETILNAKKDKDGITDLGYVTLKATDAVGHLYGWESKEAEQVLKATDKEIETIFEFLKTNFGDNFIMVVTADHGAAPMPEISNGLFLSHEMFFDSVNQLLPESERTKHSLVKWVAHSQLSLDRDLMKKYQISEEAIIQKIMSIQVKDRNFFRKIWKREEIPNLSL, encoded by the coding sequence GTGATCAACCAAAAAAACATAAAACGAAATAATGCACTCATAATTGGTATTTTGTTGGTTCTCTTTAGTTGTGGTTGGGAAAAAGATTATAAACGTGCTGCTTATTTATCAATACAACCAGATACGGATTTAATATTAGCACCATTTCCATTCAATATATTTGATAGAGAGGCAAGGGACGCAATCACTCTTTCTCATTATTCAAAGGAAGAAGTTAAAAATATTTTAGAAGATCACAATTTATCTTGGGAAACGTTAAATCACGAATGGCAATTGGATGCTGAAGACGAAAATTTTTCGAAAGAAGTAAATTACACATCACATTATACACAATATTTTTACGACACAGAAATTCCCATTTGGATCTATGGGCCAAAATGGATTCGAACCGGGCAATATTCGGATGAAATCAACCAACAACATATTCCATCCATTTACGGAAAAATTTTAAACTTTAAATTTAAGAATACAATCGATGTATCTTATTTAGAAAAAATATTCAAAAACGAGACCACCAAACCAGAAATTATTGTTACCGTTGTTGTGGACCAAGGTGGTAGACAACTTTACAAAGCTCACAAAGGAGCTTATCCTTTCCTAGAAGATTTAAAAAACAAATCTGCCTATTTCAAAAAAGCAAAAGTGGCCCATTTGGAATCTCATACGGCAGTCGGTCATATGGCGATTGGTACTGGTGCTTTTCCAAAAGATTCGAAGATCTTCTCTAACGAAATTTATACTTATGCCGACGGGAAAGTCCTCCATAGACCTGTATACCAAGGGAAAAACAAAGATTGGGATTTGAGTGAGATGGAGGTCCCAAGTTTTGCCGATGAGTGGGATCTTTCCAACAACAATGAACCGATTGTCGTTAGCCAATGTTATGCGGCAAGAGCCGCCGTCGGAATGGCTGGTCACGGAAAACTATTTAATCCTGTAACAAATGAGTCTCGAAAAAATTCTCCAGATAATGATTACGTTTATTGGCAAGATATCAAAAATCTTTCTTGGTCTACCTATACGGATGCATTCCTTGTTCCCAAGTCTGTACAAAAGTACAATTTGTATCAATTCTATTTGAATCATAAAAAAGATATCTCAACTCATTTCGAAGCAAAAAATCCAGTAGACTTAATTACAAAAATCCATCATTTCCAAGGATCCGAATTTCAAGCGAAGATGGATGGTGCCCTCTTTCGTGATAGCATTACGGAAACGATTCTCAATGCGAAAAAAGATAAAGATGGAATCACAGATCTTGGTTATGTAACTTTAAAGGCAACTGATGCTGTTGGACATTTGTATGGATGGGAATCCAAAGAAGCGGAACAAGTTCTGAAAGCTACGGACAAAGAAATTGAAACCATCTTTGAATTTCTAAAAACAAATTTTGGAGATAATTTCATTATGGTGGTAACGGCCGACCATGGGGCAGCACCAATGCCGGAAATATCCAATGGTCTTTTTTTAAGTCATGAAATGTTTTTTGATTCAGTAAACCAATTACTGCCAGAATCAGAAAGAACCAAACATTCTTTAGTTAAGTGGGTGGCACATTCGCAATTATCTTTGGATCGCGATTTGATGAAGAAATACCAAATCAGTGAAGAGGCCATCATTCAAAAAATCATGTCGATTCAAGTAAAGGATCGAAACTTTTTTAGAAAGATCTGGAAACGAGAAGAAATTCCGAATCTATCTTTATAA
- a CDS encoding Hsp33 family molecular chaperone HslO, whose protein sequence is MSDQVILGISNTHHYRFTLVDLTETAKEPMFLHSLNKEMSVFLSKTMMGALFLAEMTKNQQKVSIQWKDDSNKQALAYSDRYGKMKSVAYSASHEEGDIRNEFILGQGIMKVIRWDFDSDTYQSYTNLVEDTFEVNFIKYLTESEQIKAIVGMEVFPFDFPGNDFSAKGLFFEALPDAPEESFTYLISKIQPLVQKEAFWALSIDEMLASLQTEIGSELEVLSKESPEFLCDCSRHKVADIIASLGKQEADSIIDEFGKIEITCEFCRTAYQFNSFDVEKFFNQ, encoded by the coding sequence ATGTCTGACCAAGTTATTTTAGGTATATCCAACACCCACCACTATCGATTCACTTTAGTCGATTTGACAGAAACAGCCAAAGAACCTATGTTTCTTCATTCTCTAAACAAAGAAATGTCCGTATTCCTTTCCAAAACCATGATGGGTGCGTTATTTCTCGCAGAGATGACTAAAAATCAACAAAAGGTTAGTATCCAATGGAAGGATGATTCCAACAAACAGGCTTTAGCCTACAGTGACCGTTATGGAAAGATGAAGTCTGTGGCTTATTCTGCAAGTCATGAAGAAGGTGACATTCGAAACGAATTCATTTTAGGCCAAGGAATCATGAAAGTGATCCGTTGGGATTTTGATTCAGACACATACCAATCTTATACAAACCTTGTGGAAGATACTTTCGAAGTTAATTTTATCAAATACTTAACCGAATCGGAACAAATCAAAGCCATTGTAGGAATGGAAGTGTTCCCTTTTGATTTTCCTGGAAACGATTTTTCCGCAAAAGGTTTGTTCTTTGAAGCGTTGCCCGATGCACCAGAAGAAAGTTTTACTTATCTCATTTCCAAAATCCAACCCTTAGTCCAAAAAGAAGCGTTTTGGGCTTTGAGTATCGATGAGATGTTGGCATCATTACAAACCGAGATTGGATCGGAGTTGGAAGTTCTCAGCAAAGAATCTCCAGAATTTTTATGTGATTGTTCCAGACATAAAGTAGCTGATATCATTGCCTCTCTTGGCAAACAAGAAGCCGATTCCATCATCGATGAATTTGGAAAAATTGAAATTACTTGTGAATTTTGTAGAACGGCTTACCAATTCAATTCCTTTGATGTGGAGAAATTCTTTAATCAATGA
- a CDS encoding CapA family protein, with the protein MRIKVVGDLMCHNSQISTYYRAKTKDYDSSGSFEYVSNSLQDADLTLGNLETTIVTDPNEFTGYPRFGSPIGYLTGIQNAGFDILSTANNHSADKGPFGIDNTIDSVIQKGMIPIGTFKTNSDYLDRKDFFSEINGIKIAIYNYTYSTNGIPVKNNRMVRLLNEKQIREDVSFAKENGIHFVILWYHYGSEYEEKPDKSQTKWVNIGIEAGADIIIGGHPHVVQRIDQFQEEINWEDRLVAYSLGNFLSAQNRENTDGGIILSFELEMDSHHRKRIKNVSMDPVWIYSHGYKIIPILKYARNEISLKLPKHLEKRMFGYETQLKKIPGLSF; encoded by the coding sequence GTGCGAATTAAAGTTGTTGGCGATCTCATGTGTCATAACTCACAAATCTCTACCTATTACCGTGCAAAAACAAAAGACTATGATTCCAGTGGCAGTTTCGAATACGTTTCAAATTCGTTACAAGATGCTGATTTAACATTAGGTAACTTAGAAACTACGATTGTTACAGATCCAAATGAATTTACTGGTTATCCCAGATTTGGTTCTCCCATTGGTTATTTAACGGGAATCCAAAATGCAGGATTTGATATTTTATCAACAGCTAACAACCATTCTGCTGATAAAGGTCCGTTTGGAATCGATAATACAATTGATTCAGTGATTCAAAAAGGAATGATCCCTATCGGAACTTTTAAAACTAATTCTGACTACTTAGATCGAAAGGATTTCTTTTCAGAAATCAACGGAATCAAAATTGCGATTTATAATTATACATATTCAACCAATGGAATTCCCGTTAAAAATAACCGAATGGTGAGGCTTCTAAATGAAAAACAAATTAGGGAAGATGTGAGTTTTGCCAAAGAAAATGGAATTCATTTTGTGATCCTTTGGTATCACTATGGCTCTGAGTATGAAGAAAAACCCGATAAATCACAAACCAAATGGGTAAATATTGGGATCGAAGCGGGTGCTGATATAATTATAGGCGGACATCCACATGTAGTCCAAAGAATTGATCAATTCCAAGAAGAAATCAATTGGGAAGACCGACTTGTTGCTTATTCACTTGGGAATTTTTTATCTGCTCAAAATAGGGAAAACACAGATGGTGGGATTATTTTATCTTTCGAATTAGAAATGGATTCGCATCATCGAAAACGAATCAAAAATGTGAGTATGGATCCTGTTTGGATCTATTCACATGGGTATAAAATTATACCTATTCTAAAATATGCACGAAATGAAATTTCTTTGAAACTTCCGAAACATTTAGAAAAAAGAATGTTTGGTTACGAAACGCAGCTTAAAAAAATTCCTGGCCTCAGTTTTTAA
- the tsaB gene encoding tRNA (adenosine(37)-N6)-threonylcarbamoyltransferase complex dimerization subunit type 1 TsaB: MNVLYFDTTQDWIQVLVVRSSENLEFEILSEQTETTPKESSYKLVELIRIGLETANIKKPDLILVANGPGSFTGIRITVTTARDLSQLWKIPVFGVDSLEAYLIGIGANNVDKGSSLLCLDGKQGKYYTKFETPNGFSDSLDMTPDSIESKIKTNEWTPNNWYYTGNLPKFYPSTAIKIEATNLNLSSILQYSLKQYFKTEPNKNDYLSLLPNYIRGTYVDHK, from the coding sequence ATGAATGTCCTCTATTTTGACACAACCCAGGACTGGATTCAGGTTCTTGTAGTCAGATCTTCTGAAAACTTAGAGTTTGAAATTCTCTCAGAACAAACGGAAACAACACCAAAAGAATCCTCTTATAAATTGGTGGAACTCATCCGTATCGGTTTGGAAACCGCAAACATTAAAAAACCAGATCTAATCCTTGTCGCGAACGGACCGGGGTCCTTTACAGGAATTCGCATAACAGTCACTACTGCGAGAGACCTTTCTCAACTATGGAAAATTCCAGTTTTTGGAGTGGATAGTTTGGAAGCCTATTTGATTGGCATTGGTGCAAACAATGTTGATAAAGGAAGTTCCCTACTCTGTTTGGATGGCAAACAAGGAAAATACTATACAAAGTTTGAAACTCCAAATGGATTTTCCGATTCCTTGGACATGACTCCAGATAGTATTGAATCTAAAATCAAAACGAATGAATGGACACCTAACAATTGGTACTATACTGGCAATTTGCCTAAGTTTTATCCGAGTACCGCAATAAAAATTGAAGCGACAAACCTAAATCTTTCGTCTATACTACAGTATAGTTTGAAACAATATTTCAAAACTGAACCTAATAAAAACGACTATTTATCTCTCCTGCCCAACTACATCCGCGGGACCTACGTAGATCACAAATGA
- the tsaE gene encoding tRNA (adenosine(37)-N6)-threonylcarbamoyltransferase complex ATPase subunit type 1 TsaE, whose amino-acid sequence MKASFLSLRESELNPVFLSLDQLVKKFLEKNRFPIILISGEMGAGKTTFVREWYSRFGTESSINSPTFSLYNIYDSPNFRLYHFDLYRLKSSEELDELGFEEIWGKEAVSAIEWWQIAEPYLPKTNRIRLSIDADSIEVRSYTLEWSEEEIR is encoded by the coding sequence ATGAAGGCCAGTTTTCTCTCCCTCAGAGAATCGGAACTGAACCCAGTGTTTTTAAGTTTGGACCAATTGGTAAAAAAATTCTTAGAGAAAAATAGGTTCCCAATCATTCTGATTTCTGGTGAAATGGGAGCCGGCAAAACAACCTTCGTTCGAGAATGGTACAGCCGTTTTGGCACAGAAAGTTCCATCAATTCCCCTACCTTTTCCTTATACAATATTTACGATTCGCCTAACTTTCGTTTATACCATTTTGATTTGTACCGACTGAAATCTTCCGAAGAACTGGATGAACTTGGATTCGAGGAAATTTGGGGGAAAGAAGCAGTCTCTGCAATTGAATGGTGGCAAATTGCTGAACCTTACCTACCCAAAACCAATCGGATTCGATTGTCGATTGATGCCGATTCGATCGAAGTCCGTTCCTATACCTTAGAATGGTCGGAAGAAGAAATTCGATGA
- a CDS encoding ribonuclease R family protein encodes MDTYKIQKKIIEFLDQKSGKDITRQEIKKKFTESSEFKRPDPKTKKVKSFKRKEKVPRKEIEFLIDQLLNLLEAEGLLIPNKKYLTVASPFRLTGRISISRRGDGFISLPSKNEIFVPGPMTNSAITGDKVEVIPLGVGKRDRLEAEVTNIVKRGRVLYRMRVKEKTNKFVFGNFLDMLGEGKEGVLHVKSILKDTFDSINVNDTLIVKFKEGAIPQDNLYDVSFIRFESDTKEDSDLQRILMKYNYDPVHPDFIPLDFPEEVSEKTVSDWNSRTDLRDLYAVTIDGITAKDFDDAISFVDEGNRLRVWIHIADVSYYVEKDSPLDKEAYERATSVYLANRVVPMLPPILSEDLCSLVANTNRLAFTVEMEASKTGEIYNAKFYKSVIKVNTRYTYEMAEEEIKAKDPKNWMYQVSQFTEALRKRRMEAGRIDLNLRETTITWNERKEPVGIENRERLTSHLLIEELMLSANLKVDEFLRKRKAPSLHRIHEAMDEEKLETLNHFLQLNGYNIQIKDTSYAEIMKAVKEIEDNSVGKIFNYLLLRSFMQAYYGSDPLGHWGLGFKDYCHFTSPIRRYPDLIVHRVLQATLLETERAYSENEIAVMGLHCSEEERRAADAERDIVKIKSFRYLESTGIQEFKGFIVGIRPSQIFVELDISNLEGVLDKSEFTDEFEVMIKNDFSFYSKKYSKIFFIGDPVSVSLDRIDFEEIKVFLKLKDFKKDEPTPKKK; translated from the coding sequence ATGGATACCTATAAAATACAAAAGAAAATCATAGAATTTCTGGATCAAAAATCCGGAAAGGACATCACAAGACAAGAGATCAAAAAAAAATTTACCGAATCAAGTGAATTCAAACGACCCGACCCAAAAACGAAGAAAGTAAAATCCTTCAAACGAAAAGAAAAAGTTCCAAGAAAGGAAATTGAATTCCTCATCGACCAACTTCTCAATTTATTAGAAGCCGAAGGATTACTAATTCCTAACAAAAAATATTTAACTGTAGCAAGTCCCTTTCGCCTAACAGGAAGAATCTCCATTTCTCGTAGAGGTGATGGTTTTATTTCTCTTCCTTCCAAAAACGAAATTTTTGTTCCAGGCCCAATGACCAATTCCGCGATCACAGGAGACAAAGTAGAAGTCATTCCTTTGGGAGTTGGAAAAAGAGACAGGCTCGAAGCAGAAGTCACAAATATTGTAAAACGAGGCCGTGTTCTTTACCGAATGCGAGTGAAAGAAAAAACAAATAAATTTGTTTTTGGAAACTTTTTGGATATGCTCGGCGAAGGCAAAGAAGGAGTCCTTCACGTTAAATCCATTCTCAAAGATACCTTTGATTCTATTAATGTAAACGATACCCTCATCGTAAAATTCAAAGAGGGTGCTATCCCTCAAGACAATCTTTATGATGTGAGTTTTATTCGATTTGAATCGGATACAAAAGAAGACAGCGACTTACAACGGATTTTAATGAAATACAATTACGATCCGGTGCATCCAGACTTTATTCCTTTGGACTTTCCTGAAGAAGTTTCGGAAAAAACGGTTTCTGATTGGAACAGTAGAACCGACTTACGGGATTTATATGCGGTTACAATTGATGGAATCACAGCAAAGGATTTTGATGATGCCATCAGTTTTGTCGATGAAGGAAATCGGTTACGAGTATGGATTCACATTGCTGATGTTTCCTATTATGTAGAAAAAGATTCTCCTCTAGACAAAGAGGCCTATGAAAGAGCCACTTCCGTTTATTTAGCCAACCGAGTGGTCCCCATGTTACCTCCGATTTTATCGGAAGACCTTTGTAGTTTGGTTGCGAATACCAATCGCCTTGCCTTTACCGTGGAGATGGAAGCAAGTAAAACTGGTGAAATTTACAATGCGAAGTTTTATAAATCCGTCATCAAAGTGAATACAAGATACACTTATGAAATGGCCGAAGAGGAAATCAAAGCCAAAGATCCCAAAAATTGGATGTATCAAGTTTCCCAATTCACAGAAGCCCTTCGCAAACGAAGAATGGAAGCGGGACGAATCGATTTAAATTTACGCGAAACCACAATCACTTGGAACGAAAGAAAAGAACCTGTTGGGATTGAAAATCGCGAACGCCTAACAAGTCATTTGTTGATTGAAGAGCTGATGTTATCTGCCAACCTAAAGGTGGATGAGTTTTTGAGGAAACGCAAAGCTCCTTCTTTACACCGAATCCACGAAGCGATGGACGAGGAAAAACTAGAGACTCTCAATCATTTTCTGCAATTGAATGGATATAACATCCAAATCAAAGACACAAGTTACGCAGAAATCATGAAAGCAGTAAAAGAAATCGAAGACAATTCCGTTGGAAAAATTTTCAATTATTTACTGTTGCGAAGTTTTATGCAGGCCTATTACGGATCCGATCCTCTCGGTCACTGGGGACTTGGATTTAAAGACTATTGTCATTTCACTTCTCCGATCCGCAGGTATCCTGATTTAATTGTGCATCGAGTGTTACAGGCAACTCTTTTAGAAACAGAAAGGGCCTACTCTGAAAATGAAATTGCGGTTATGGGACTTCATTGTTCGGAAGAAGAGAGAAGAGCAGCAGATGCCGAACGAGATATTGTAAAAATCAAATCGTTTCGTTATTTGGAATCTACGGGAATCCAAGAGTTCAAAGGATTTATTGTTGGGATCCGACCTTCTCAAATTTTTGTGGAATTAGATATTTCCAATTTGGAAGGAGTGCTCGATAAATCAGAGTTTACCGATGAGTTTGAAGTTATGATTAAAAATGATTTCTCATTTTATTCGAAAAAATATTCCAAAATATTTTTTATCGGTGATCCAGTTTCTGTAAGTCTTGATCGAATTGATTTTGAAGAAATCAAAGTTTTCTTAAAATTAAAAGATTTCAAAAAAGACGAACCAACTCCCAAAAAGAAATAA